The following proteins come from a genomic window of Carassius carassius chromosome 10, fCarCar2.1, whole genome shotgun sequence:
- the LOC132151344 gene encoding fas apoptotic inhibitory molecule 1-like, whose amino-acid sequence MSRDIVGMWDVSLSDGVYRIEFEHGSTTGKRVIYINGKEVLRRDWMFKLVGKETFPVGSTDTKATISIEAITGFSYEYTLEINGKSLQTFLDNRSKMSRTWVLKLGGADYRIVLEKDTMDVWCNGQKMETMGEFTEDGSETHFTVEKKECCIKATSSGRKRNGIVHSLLVDGIRIEEAIE is encoded by the exons ATGTCCAGAGACATTGTGGGAATGTGGGACGTGTCGCTTAGCGATGGGGTTTACCGAATTGAGTTTGAACATGGATCAACAACAGGGAAACGGGTCATTTATATTAATGGGAAG GAGGTGTTGAGGAGGGATTGGATGTTCAAACTGGTGGGCAAAGAAACGTTCCCTGTTGGGAGCACAGATACAAAAGCTACCATAAGTATTGAGGCAATCACTGGGTTTTCCTATGAGTACACACTGGAAATCAACGGAAAAAGTCTCCAAACATTTTTGGACAACCGATCAAAAATGTCAAGAACATGGGTGCTGAAACTGGGTGGTGCTGATTACAGGATAGTTTTAG AGAAAGACACTATGGATGTGTGGTGCAATGGACAAAAAATGGAGACTATG GGGGAGTTTACAGAAGATGGAAGCGAGACACACTTTACAGTGGAAAAGAAGGAATGCTGCATTAAAGCAACAAGTAGTGGAAGGAAACGAAATGGAATAGTTCATTCCCTGCTGGTGGATGGAATCAGGATAGAAGAGGCCATTGAGTAA